The genomic window GTTTACATttatctgatgtttcctcatgattatgCATTACTGCTGAGTTGATGTTGTGTTTTCTCAGTTCAATATACCAGAAAGCACATGATgtctttgttaaagaaaaaattttcaagacACTCATTAAAGATGGTGAGAATGACTTTATTCAAGAGGGACCACTTGGGCAGTGGGCTTAAAGTGTTATCCTCGTTTTCCCTACGATTCTACTAAGttactacttttttctttgtaattaataaatatcttattGGAACATACCTCTAAACTATATAACAGCCTGTTTCTCCTCAAACTTTTGCCcaataattttagtatttatgaATGATTCTCACCGGAATCAATTACTGATTGGGCTGATTTCCTAAGCTCATTGTTCCTCCTGCTGTGAGCAAGCTTTCCTTTCACATTGGTTTATTTAGTTAATGTTAGTATGTACttatagatattattttattcagtagATAATAATCTGTTACTGTGATCGTTTTGATGTTTAAATTGTTCCTGATTTGGCTAGTGGAGGTCCCTTCAAGCTGGCTCCTTTGTTTGACATTTCTGAGGAGTCCTTTATTTTCTGGCACAAGttgttccaggctcatcttgtacctTCCCTGCTACAGCCTTGGAAACAGCCATTTTCCCAATGTGCTTGGTTTCTTTCAGTGGAGAATGGAATTTAGAACCAAAGATCTGGGTGCTGGCTGTGCTTGTTGCCACCAGGGTGTCATTGCTCAATGATTCAATTTCTAATTCTAAGACTTTATATTCAACAATTTAATACTTGTATATGTGAACAAAGATGTATATTCAAGGACATTCCTTTTCTCATCACCCTCACTGCTTCCAAATGAGACCAAGCCACCATCTGAATTTGCCTGGATGACTTTAAAAGCCTCCTAACTTATCCCCCTATTTACACAATGGCCCCTCTACAGTCTCTTTTCCACACAGCAtccagaataattaaaaaaaaaaaaaatctgatcacaTTCTCCTCTGCTTATAACCCTCCACCCCTAAGAATAAAGTCCAAAATTCTCAACACGGCTTCCAGGTACCACGGGATCTGGCTTCATCTCTAATCTcattaatcattattttcttgCTCACTTACAGGACAAGGACACTCCAGCCACAGGGCTGTTGTACCTGCTTTTCTCCCCCAGGTATTCAAATGGCTTGTAAAGGTCTTTATTAGGTCTCCACTTAAGAATCACctcttcagagaagccttccctcgCTATCCTATTGAAAACGGCAccccagggttgcctgggtggctcactcagttaagcatctcttttacttatgtttttatttatttaacatttgttcatttcccagagacagagagagacagagcacaagcaggggaggggcagagagagagggagacacagaatccaaaacaggctccaggctctaagctgtcagcgcacagcctgatgcgggactcaaacccacgaaccgtgagatcatgacctgagctgaagtcagacgcttcactgactgagccacccaggcacccctaagcatctgactcttgatttcaggtcatgatctcagtttgtgaggttgagccccacatggggctctgagctgggcacagagcctgcttgcgattctctttttcaaaataaacttaaaaaaaaaaaaagagcaccccATCATTTATCACTATCTGATATTACATCATAGTTTCACCCATTTGCTTGTTGtcagtctctgtttctctgtgttacaCTTCTAaaataagctccatgagggcagggacttgtTTGCTTCTCTCCTGTAACCCCAGTGCCTGGAATGAGGCCTGGCATGCTATGGATTCTCAACTGCCTCCTGAGTGAACGAAGATAACTTTCTTCATTCCCACTATATTCCCACAGATAACCCACTATACCCTTTGCCTGGTTTCTCCCTCACCCTTCTCTTTGCATGGCTACCTTTTTCACATTCTTTAGATCTcaacttaaatgtcacctcctcggAGAAACCTTCCTTGATTATCTTATTCTAGGCTCCACTACTCTGCTCACATTTCCTATTTCAGCCTCTTATTCCTGCTGTAGTACTTATAACAACTTCCCTTCATCTATTTGCCTGTTACCCCATCCTCATTTCTCCCCCTAAAATGTAAGCTTCGTACAGGCAGAAACTGCCATGGCTGTCTCATTCATCACTGTATCCCCAGGGtctagaacagttcctggcaaATCATAAGccctcaaggggtgcctgggcggctcagtcggataagcttctgactttggctcaggtcacgatctcacagttcgtgagtgcaGGCCTCACATCAGgccctgaggcctgcttcagattctgtgtctccctctccctctgcccctcccctgctcgctcactctctctctctctcaaaataaacttaaaaaaataataagcactcAAAACATTTGTTGGATGGACTTTTAACAGCTAAAAcctggaaagaatccaaatgctATGGAATATTGGGTGGCTGTTAAAGAATGAGGTAGCTCCAGGTACACTACCATGgaataatgtccaaaatatacTTACTGTAAAATGTAACAGGTAAAACGGTGAAATTCCTTTTATACAATTAATATTatgtgcacagaaaaaaaaaattggaaaaataatagGTTGGAACCTACTTATCATTTGGGGTTGAGGATATAAAAAAGACTTTTATCCTATTTGATATATTTCTATATAgccaactattttattttaaaaacaaacactaacaTTTGAGCACTTAATGCATGCCAGACGCTGTGGTAAACATTTTGTGCATTTCATGGCATCTTCTCAATAACCTCATGAGATAGAAGTCCCCATCATCCCCATTTGTGATGAGGAAATTGGTTCAGGGACATTAAGCAATttacctaaggccacacagcagaCTCATTACACTACACCACCTCCCtgtgtttttataattaaaaaaaaaaaaaaggaaaggaaaataagatgaaattaGGGATGATCCTAATTTCATGATCCAGGCTTTACACAAAAGATGCTAAGCAAATTTGCCTCTGAGCTCCCTAGAAGCcagggcaaagagaaaaatatgaccaGTTATGAGATCCTTGGTGCTTCCAAGATAAGAGTAAACCACTCATTAGGAGAAACACCCTTTCCAAGTAGTGAGGCTTGAGAGAACTTCTCCATGAAGGTCACAAATATAGCAGTAATCAATCAAGTGGTGCACAGCTTCAATAACATACCTGTATACCCAGGCTAGCTGTTTCCATCCAACAAGTGGAAGTTCAGTAAAAGCAATTTAAGGAGGAGCCAAATTTGTACAGCATGGGCATCAGATGTGGGGTCTGGCCAGACCCATAGTTCACATAGGATGTGTGGCCTACCCCTCCCGCAAACTTCTGGAATACTGCAAATTCAGCCTGTTAAAGACTGTTAGCAAGAATTAGGAGACGAAAAGTGACATTCATCTTAAATTCCAACCCTAGTGAACTTTCCAGGTAGACTAGGTTGATATTATgcttctacagatgaagaaactgaggctcagaaagactaGTTACATGACTAGAAAGTGTCAGTGGCAGCCCTAAATCTACATCCTAGGCATTCCTTCCTCAGCTGCGCCTACCACCCATGCTTCAAGAAAAGAGCTTATGCTCTCGCAATACCTCCGTGGGTGgcaggccacctggctggctgcAGGGCCTAGGAGTGTGTCGTCCCTCACACTGGAGAAGAGCTAATGAAGAAGGGAGGTAGGGCCGGCCCATGAGGGAGGCACACGGGCTCTTCCAGAGGCAGGGAAGTAGGGCTCACATACACAAATAGGAACACCCGCACTCACCCCAAACAGAAAAGTGATCTCGCAGCATACACTtgacttcactcatttatttacttttcactaCAATCTGCGGATGGGTGGGCCCTCAGCTTGGGAAGGAACTTGGGCAGTTCTGGGAGCTTTggtagagggaggagaggaaaaagggaaagtgGGTGCTTGGTGCAGGGCAGGCTTCtaagatggggaggagggagagacgaAACAAAGGGTCCAGGCCCTTCTTCCACCCCAAACCCAGGCTTCCCAAGCCcaagcagaagggaagagaaacaagaaGAGATGTCCTTGATAATCTTCTCGCCCTCCCCCCGCCATCCAgcaataaaatgagagaaatcagggaaatgcagcAGGTGGGAGGCGTGcagttttggtttaaaaaaaaaaaaaaaaaaaaaaaaggcgagtGACAGATGCACCCAGCGCCCGCGCACCGCGGAGGTCTCCCTCGTCGCGGGTGGGCAGCGGCACGCAGGGGAGGAGAGCCGCACGCGTGCTCACCCGGCCGGCCACCGGACCCTTCAGCGTCCTCAGCTCtggccttttctcttcctccgACGGCTACGCTCCGCCGCTTGAGCGGCCGGGCTGCTGTCTTCGCTGCCGCTGCTGGCGGACGGCCGAAGCACGCGCCTCTGCACACGGTTCTCAGGCTCGGGGACGAGCGGCGCGGCCTGAAGCAGGAACTGGCCGCCGCGGTAGGTGACGCGCACGTCGGTGCGCGGGTACGTGCCGTACATCCGCCGCAGCTCCCGCCGCACCACGTCGGGTAGCTGGAGGCGCGGGCCCAGAGCACGCTCCGTGCGGCCCCATCGCAGCTCGAGCTGCAAGCTACTGCCTTCCGGCCACGGCGCGTTTCGCTGGGCGGTCGCCATCCCTTCCGCCGCGCACCCCTGTAGGAATGGCCCCAGGTAGCCGGGCGTGGGGTAAGGCGGGCGCAGGGC from Acinonyx jubatus isolate Ajub_Pintada_27869175 chromosome D2, VMU_Ajub_asm_v1.0, whole genome shotgun sequence includes these protein-coding regions:
- the CD2H10orf95 gene encoding uncharacterized protein C10orf95 homolog, whose protein sequence is MYSYSCLEPGAGVWPPLQPLTYSYPSRPLLLPLIHAHSCCCRLPSLTAGEWPAPREYHCFHSQGAPLAAAPPSWAFPQTYAAALRPPYPTPGYLGPFLQGCAAEGMATAQRNAPWPEGSSLQLELRWGRTERALGPRLQLPDVVRRELRRMYGTYPRTDVRVTYRGGQFLLQAAPLVPEPENRVQRRVLRPSASSGSEDSSPAAQAAERSRRRKRKGQS